In the Aromatoleum bremense genome, one interval contains:
- the plsY gene encoding glycerol-3-phosphate 1-O-acyltransferase PlsY yields the protein MNFLLLLLAAYVLGSTPFAIVSSRLFGLADPRRYGSGNPGATNVLRSGNKAAALLTLVGDCAKGWLAVWGAAKLGFSPVEAALAGLAAFLGHVFSVFLRFRGGKGVATALGVLAGINAWVALSALLVWLAVAILTRYSSAAALSAAVITPISGAVLLGATPTVAVLALIAGILVWRHAPNIRKLMNGSESKIGASKS from the coding sequence ATGAATTTCCTCCTGTTATTGCTCGCAGCGTACGTACTCGGCTCGACACCGTTCGCCATCGTGTCGAGCCGCCTGTTCGGACTTGCGGACCCCCGCCGCTACGGTTCGGGCAACCCCGGGGCGACCAATGTCCTGCGCAGCGGCAACAAGGCCGCGGCGCTGCTGACCCTGGTCGGCGACTGCGCCAAGGGATGGCTCGCGGTGTGGGGCGCTGCGAAGCTGGGTTTTTCACCGGTCGAAGCAGCACTGGCTGGGTTGGCCGCGTTTCTGGGCCATGTGTTCAGCGTGTTCCTGCGCTTCCGAGGCGGCAAGGGCGTTGCGACCGCGCTGGGCGTACTTGCCGGAATCAATGCCTGGGTCGCACTCAGCGCGCTCCTCGTATGGCTCGCGGTGGCGATCCTCACCCGCTACTCTTCGGCGGCGGCGCTGTCCGCTGCGGTGATCACGCCCATTTCCGGCGCCGTCCTGCTGGGCGCCACCCCGACGGTCGCCGTGCTCGCGCTGATCGCCGGCATTCTGGTCTGGCGCCACGCGCCGAACATACGAAAACTGATGAACGGATCCGAAAGCAAGATCGGCGCAAGCAAGAGCTGA
- a CDS encoding dihydroneopterin aldolase produces MDFIFIEELRVQAWVGIYPREKAAPQPVELNLTFGVPDSAAENDDIAGTINYADVIERIRKELAERHFNLIETLGEFVVKLLFDEFGAPWVKIRIAKIGVKKGVRRVGVYIQRGREGIPLPATAI; encoded by the coding sequence ATGGATTTCATCTTTATCGAGGAGTTGCGGGTGCAGGCCTGGGTGGGCATCTATCCCCGTGAAAAGGCGGCGCCCCAGCCGGTCGAACTGAATCTGACTTTCGGCGTGCCGGATTCCGCTGCCGAAAATGACGACATTGCGGGGACCATCAACTACGCGGATGTGATCGAACGAATCCGGAAGGAATTGGCCGAACGCCATTTCAATCTGATCGAGACGCTCGGAGAATTCGTCGTGAAGCTGCTATTCGACGAATTCGGCGCACCGTGGGTCAAGATCCGCATCGCGAAGATCGGCGTGAAGAAAGGCGTGCGTCGCGTCGGCGTGTATATCCAGCGTGGACGCGAAGGGATCCCGCTCCCGGCCACTGCAATCTGA
- a CDS encoding H-NS family nucleoid-associated regulatory protein, whose protein sequence is MDLATLSLTELRRLQSKVETEIRRRSDNTRRELIKKMQKMAADEGLSLSDLIGSAPASEDKRSPGKRKTKPAAKKTNPIPAKYRHPENPAISWSGRGRKPHWVVDWLAQDKPLVELEIAAEK, encoded by the coding sequence ATGGACCTGGCCACTTTGTCGCTGACCGAATTGCGGCGCTTGCAATCAAAGGTAGAAACGGAAATCCGTCGGCGTAGCGATAACACGCGCCGCGAACTGATCAAGAAAATGCAGAAGATGGCAGCGGACGAAGGTCTGTCGCTCAGTGACCTTATCGGAAGCGCCCCGGCGAGCGAAGACAAGCGCAGCCCCGGCAAGCGGAAAACGAAACCCGCGGCCAAGAAAACCAACCCCATTCCGGCAAAGTACCGTCACCCGGAAAATCCTGCGATCAGCTGGAGCGGGCGCGGCAGGAAGCCGCACTGGGTGGTGGACTGGCTTGCCCAGGACAAGCCCCTCGTGGAGCTCGAGATCGCTGCCGAAAAATAA
- the tsaD gene encoding tRNA (adenosine(37)-N6)-threonylcarbamoyltransferase complex transferase subunit TsaD: MKVLGIETSCDETGVAIFDTAAGLLGHCVHTQIALHAAYGGVVPELASRDHIRRLPLLVRQTLDAAGCELSQLDAIAYTAGPGLAGALLVGASFAESLGLALGAPVLPIHHLEGHLLSPLLAADPPAFPFVALLVSGGHTQLMGVTGVGEYALLGESVDDAAGEAFDKTAKLLGLGYPGGPQLAALAECGQTGRFRLPRPMLRSGDLDFSFSGLKTAVLNVVSAPTWRAEDVADLAADFQAAVVEVLCAKALRALEQTGLSRLVVAGGVGANRHLRERLDASTRRKGWRVYYPEPELCTDNGAMIAFAGALRAAAGQCGGETPAVRVFPRWPLAELHSPVRA; the protein is encoded by the coding sequence ATGAAAGTACTGGGAATCGAGACTTCTTGCGACGAAACGGGCGTGGCGATCTTCGACACTGCGGCCGGTTTGCTGGGGCATTGCGTCCACACGCAGATCGCGCTGCATGCCGCATACGGCGGCGTGGTCCCGGAGCTGGCGTCGCGCGATCACATCCGCCGCCTGCCGCTGCTGGTGAGGCAGACGCTGGATGCGGCCGGCTGCGAGCTGTCGCAACTCGATGCGATTGCCTACACGGCGGGACCGGGGCTTGCCGGTGCGCTGCTCGTCGGCGCGAGCTTCGCCGAGTCGCTGGGACTGGCGCTCGGTGCACCGGTTTTGCCCATTCACCATCTCGAGGGCCACCTGCTGTCCCCATTGCTCGCCGCCGATCCGCCGGCGTTTCCGTTTGTCGCGTTGCTCGTGTCAGGTGGCCATACTCAGTTGATGGGGGTGACGGGGGTGGGGGAATATGCCCTGCTCGGAGAGTCGGTGGACGATGCGGCCGGAGAGGCGTTCGACAAGACGGCCAAGCTCCTCGGCCTCGGCTACCCCGGCGGGCCGCAACTGGCCGCCTTGGCAGAGTGTGGGCAAACGGGCCGTTTTCGCCTGCCGCGTCCGATGCTGCGTTCGGGCGATCTCGACTTCAGCTTCAGCGGGCTCAAGACCGCGGTCCTCAACGTCGTGTCGGCGCCCACCTGGCGGGCCGAGGATGTGGCTGACCTGGCGGCGGATTTCCAGGCAGCGGTGGTCGAGGTGCTGTGCGCGAAGGCGCTGCGTGCGCTCGAGCAGACCGGGTTGTCCCGCCTCGTTGTGGCCGGCGGGGTGGGGGCCAATCGCCACCTGCGTGAGCGACTCGACGCGTCGACGCGGCGCAAGGGCTGGCGCGTGTATTACCCGGAACCCGAACTGTGCACCGATAACGGCGCGATGATCGCGTTCGCCGGCGCGCTGCGCGCCGCTGCCGGGCAGTGCGGGGGCGAAACTCCGGCGGTGCGGGTGTTTCCTCGCTGGCCTCTGGCCGAACTGCACTCACCCGTCCGGGCGTGA